The Fusarium keratoplasticum isolate Fu6.1 chromosome 4, whole genome shotgun sequence genome contains the following window.
GCGGATTTCTAAAGTTCCCATTGGCCCGAGTTGTGGGTCCATGTACTGCCACCTCTGACCGCCTTTAGTGTTATCACGACCGCAACACcataagtaataataataaatataaatataaggcTACAGGGACAATTGATGTGCTGAGAAACCGCCACGCGATCCGACGCGTCGTGTGCAAATCGCCGATGTGCTCAACTTCCAAGGTGCCGCCGTTCAGCCTTACCGTGTGCAAGGTGAATGACGAGTTCCATCAATTCGAATCAGACGCCAGACTGAAGGACAGGCGAGAAAAGCTTGTTGCCAATGATGCCCCTTAGCGGGTGGTCATTGGCTACTGCGGCGTCCGAAGTGCCAAACTGGGAGGTTGAAGGTGGAGTCCAAGTTGCGGCACCGCGGTCTCACACTGAGAGTCGGACATTGGAACAAGTTGGAACCGGTTGGATCCAAACCCAATCAACCGGACCTCTGAAGTGGCTGGTTGCCAAGCTCGGGAGCAAGATCTCAATTGAGTTGGACCAACAGTTGGAGGATCCAACGGCTCCAGCGATTGGAAATAGTTGGTTGATTACGCACTCTGGATATGCGACATACGGAATGGAGGTTTATGACAGCCGATGGGATAAGTTGGGGCGTGGCCCAATTGGTAGCAATTACCCTTCCTGGGGACGCCGACAAGGGTACTTAGAATGGTAAGATGGTCAATTAAGCTGAGTACAGCCTCCGGCTTTATGTTGATAATACATGTTCCAGCATAACCAACATTATCGCTCAATAACAACCCCTCAAGATACCTTATCGTCTGCATATCTTGTTCTGCTAAACCAACTCAAGGATTGGATCGCTGAACCGAGACGCTGCAGTAGCACCACCGTCGATGACAAAGTCTGCGCCGTTAATAAAGGCTGCATCTGGGCCTGACAAGAAAGCCACAAGACTTGCAATCTCATCCGCGCAGCCGGCTCTGGGGATTGGGGTCTCCGGAATCATCTCCTTTATCCGATCTCCCAACTCTGATTCTAGCTCCTTTCGTATCATTGTTGTCATAATCACGCCCGGACTGATTGTGTTGAGTCTCACTCCTTTCTTTTGTCCTTGTCGAACTGCAGCCTGCATGCGAACGATGATTCCCCACTTGGCAATGCCGTATGCCAGCTCAGGTGAGCCCTCCAGATCAGCAGCATCGTGACCTAGTAGTTGTTCTCTTGGGGATGTCGCAAGATGCTTCTCTAGCTCGGGACTAACCGCCTTCTGGACCAAATGGCCAGCTATGCTCGCAATGGAGGTCAACGAGGAACCAGGAGGCATAACCTCAAGGAAGGCATCAATGACATTCGCCGTTCCGAGCAAATTCACCTCGAAGATCCTTCGAGCGGTACCCATTCCAGGGGAAATACCAGCGGTGTTGATTACTGTGTTTAGCCTAGCCGCCCCAGAAGCGACCTTGGAGAGGTTTTCGACAGATTCGTGGCTTGACACGTCAACGATTTGAGTTTCAACTTCGTGCCCATCATCTTGGAGCGAGGATGCAGCGGAATCGAGAACTTTCTGCGAGGAATCGGCAAGAATCACGAGCTGCCCTGCCCCAAGACGTCGGGCAATGGCGAGGCCCATGCCGCCAGCTCCGATCACAAGTAGTCCTCTTCGAGATGAAGCCATTGCAGGTTGATTTGTAAACCTATAGTAGCGAGTCGCCTGAGGTTCATTTTTTTCACGCCACTAGAAAGTGATGTTCAATTACAATAAATACAATTCATGTCCCTCTACTCACATGGGAATACGCCACTTGATAGATCAGATCATGAGTAGTAGTGACTCGACAGCCTGACTCCTTCGACTCGTTAAAGTTATGATGATGTTATTAAATCAGATCATAGCTTGCAACACACCAGCTCCAACTCCCTCAGCAAGGTTAAACCGTGCAGAAACAGAGTTTCCGGATCAGATCATGGCTGCGACAAGGCCCATTGAAGTATACGATGCGGGGTTGTAAGGTTACCATGGACCTCGCTACATCGTGCAATAGCTGGTAAGGATGTATCACGCAGGGTGGTTAACATCGGAATCTAGAACTTTAACGGCCCCGAGAAAATTGATTGGTCCTCGCGAACGAGTCAGAACCGCAGCCATACACGAACTCGTAATCTTTCGGGAGCCAAACACCAAGGCAACATGATATGATGTCCACCGTGGACCTAGGTTGCTACATTGATGAAGCCTTGATGCTTCCCCGCGCCTTATTTCACTAGTGATTTGGGGGTTATTCTCTGGCCTTGGCTCTCGCGTTTCCTTGATATCGTTCGGTTCCGTCCGAAGCTCGAGGACAACGGCCAAGCTCTCATTGCACCATGCACCAGCCTTCAATCGTCCTATCTGAACaccttgatgagcttcctCTCCTGATGTCTGGCGGCCGCCTCGTCTATTGCAAAGCCCTCGGCAATAACAATCACAATCTCATCCCGTACTCCGACTCCAACGGAAGCGCCACATGTTCACATGATGCGAAACCAGCAGAGTACATGGTCAACACCATCGGCGCTGACGATTAAGACTATAACAGCCAAGATTGGGCCGCTTGTAAGCGCAATCTTCAGAACGTAGAACCCAGGCTTGCGGAATCGAGGAAATTATCAAATGACAACGCGATGTCGGACCATTTTATGGCGCCAAGGATGATTGCAAGTACGCATACCACTCTCCATGCAAAAATCGGGGCTTGTGGTGCTTTGTCATCGTCTCCTCGCGCTCTCTCGACTCCAGCACTCCAGTCGCTGGTGAGAGCCGACACACAGGACCCCTCAAGTAAGTTTGGGGCACGCGTCACTCTGGCACCGAACATCATATCATACAGTTCGCAGCGCTTCTATTCGCCTGCAAAGCCCTGAGCGGAGGTGTGCTTCAGGATTGTCAGGCATCTTTTGCAAGGCTATCATCTCCACGTTCTACTTCTACAGGTATAAAGCGATTGTTTCCATCCCCCAGTCCTAGAGCTTTTGACAGAGAACCCGAACAACCACCTTCATGTCATGTTCTCTTGCAGATCAACTGTTTCCAGCAGACGAGCACCCTTGCAGGTCAATTATTTATCAACAAGCGCTTCTTTCTAAGGCCCACCGCCAACCTCTCACGCACAATGGCTCTTTTCCCTCGCCATTTCTACAACTCTGGCTCCTCCTTTACTCCCCTGTtccagcttcttgacgaCTACGACAGCTATAACCGGCAGGGCCAGAGCGGTCGAGATACCTCATTGCGCCGTTGGCAGCCTAAGTTTGATATCTGCGAGACCAGTCAAGCCTACGAGCTCCATGGCGAGCTCCCTGGCATGGACAAAAAGGAGGTTCACATTGAGTTCACTGAGCCTCAGACAATGGTCATCCATGGAAAATCGGAACGGACCTATACTTCTGGCAACCCTCCTGCGGGGTTTATCGAAGGCAACATTATGCACGGTGCCATTGTAGGCGATGACGGGGAGCCCGATACATCGCAGCCCGCTCAACGCACAGAGGAGACCGATAAGAAGGGTGACGAGACGAAGTACTGGCTCGCTGAGCGCAGCGTCGGGGAGTTTTCTCGCACCTTTAGCTTTCCCTCCAAGGTTGATCAGGATAGCGTCAGCGCGAAGTTCCAAGACGGTATCCTCAGCATTGTCGTTCCCAAGGTTAAGAAGCACGAATCGCGCCGAATTCATGTTTCTTAAAAAAGCAAGCCAGCATCAACACTTGATATGACATCAAACCAGGAGCTGGTTGCACTGTGCTTCGCCTGCTTTTATCATCTGCAATGTACTTCGTGAAATTCAGAGCACGACTCGGTCACTACTTGTCTATTTTAAATTATACATTCCCTGTAACTAGTCTGAGATATTGATACTGACGGTAAGATTGAAAACTATTTTAGTATCAATGAGAACAATGTAACACTCGGTCGGAATTACGAATCTATGAAATCTGTTGGATATAAAAAGAGAGTGTGCATGCACAAGCCACTCCACCTCGTGAGAGAAAACCGGGATCCTCCGTTGTATTTGCTTGATGTTCCGTTTACAGGCTGTGGAGCTCTGTGCTGACTTGTAGAGATGGCTCAGTGATACCGGTGCGTGACTGGCTGGTCCTGCAAACCTCTCCAGAGACAAGAACGGGCAATTACATTGTTATTGTTACATCGAAAGAGTTGCCTCGTGAATCCAACACATTAGCAGGTTGTTTTGTCACTTTTCGAGTATTGCGAGACGGCACTCATAAGCTTCCAAACCCAAGCGCTTAACCTCCTCTAGATATCTTCTAGAAAGGGTTGTCATTGGAGCTTGAAAATTGACGAGAAAATTTCCATGCGCACTCGACCGAACATTATCTTATTTGCTTTAAGTAGCATCATATATCGTTGGTAAGTAATTCAGCTATCGCATGTGATTTGGTTGTAAGTCGAGAAATGATTGACTGAAAAAGTCCAGGTTCCGTCTTCCTCGCTGTAACTCTCAAACGTGGTTCCTTCAACGCTGTCGGCTGTATCCTTGCAGAGCTGTGCGCTCGAAAGCCGCTGTTTCCTGGTGACTCTGAGATTGATGAGATTTTTAAAATCTTCCGGTTAGTTATAGCCTTCGCCTATGCTGTGGGTGAGAAGTCTGACCTTGATGCTCTAGCACACTGGGCACTCCTACGGAAGACGTCTTGCCTGGCGTTACCTCGCACCGGGATTTTAAGTCCTCGTTTCCTAAGTGGCAACGTAACTACGACCAGGCTCTCTGCAATAACCTCAACAAAGCAGGCCTCGAACTTCTCGATATGACGCTGATCTACGATCCGGCTAGACGTATTTCGGCTAAACAGGCCTGCAACCACCGTTACTTTGAGGGCTTCCTTGCATAGTCAGGCCACTTGAAAAACTACTACAAGTAGGGGAACTGTCACATATTACCACTAGGTTCCTGTGACTGGATATGAAACGCGGACCATACTTTTGTGTTGCGAATCTGGTTCCACATACTTCGCGCCTGGCTCTCTTCTACTTAACTCTCACCTGACCATGTATGAGTTGAGCATCATATCCCCAGCAGTTAAACCACAGTCCATCAACCAGAGGCTATTTTAAGTTAGTCTATCATAATCTTGATTGCTAGTATATCGAATCCTCCTAATTTACGCGCAGTCTCCCCGTTTCCATTGCAAATTCAATCTCCGAGATGCCAATTTTCCGCTATCACAAGGCGGCATCCGCCGTCTGTTGCCGTCTTTTTCCTGGGAAGAATTAGATGCTTCCCATCTTGCTCTGTCCGATTCTTCGCATGCCTTTGCGCTGTGTATCCCATTTTTTGCATCGTAAAAGAAATTGCTCGATCGTTTCGGCCGTTTGTCCACCACAAACACACACGTCCGGCTTCACTGCGCCTATTTTAGACAGGTAGCTGTTGCTGCTTTGCCATCCCTGCGCGAAGCTGCGAGAGGACCTCTGCTTCACACTTCTTCATTCCGTCAACGCGTCCTGGATTTGCTGCACCGGCCCACGGCTCTAACCTTTCTTGGATAGGGTCGTATTCGTCAGCTCCAGTAGGGTTGTGCTCACAATCTGTTCTAGAAGGAGAATATCGACGCCTAGTAACGCCGCTTTTGATGAAAGGAGCTTAGGCACGCCTCGGGTGCAGCTTAGCTGGTCCTCACCTTTAGGTCTGGCGGCCCATCCGAATTTGGTCTAGTTGTCGGAATGTTAACATCAAAGCGTCTGCTTGTGGTTGTTGGCAATGAGTAAAGGTTCAAATTGTGTGTGTCAGTGAGGGAGCATAGCTCAGTACATAGCATCCCAGTCACTAGTGGAGACCCAGGAACAGTAGTAGTTACAGCTCGAGATCACGGAGAAACACTTTGAGCAGGCAATTGTGGCCATTTTGCAGGTTAACTAGGAATGTCACTTTCCGTTAACAGTGAAACATCTACTGGACTGCCACTGATCTCGACGGTCGAGAAGCAACCGAGGCAAACACCAGGGGCAAGCGACGTGTGAGCCATTTCATCGGCCATAGAACAAAGCTAGCGGGGCCCATATCCTTGAGACGAAAAATAATTCTACCAGAGTAGAATTCGGCGATCTGTAGTGCGTAGATAGCAAACAACCAATATGACATGCCCACGTAGTTAGCTTCCTTAAATCAACTCTGCCGCACTTCAAGTTTGCCACAGAAACATCGAGCCCCATTCAATGATCAATTATAGCCATGCAGGATCTTGTGTCCTCAGGAGTCAACTTGCAGCCGCCTAGGTCTGCGTTTGatttccttcttcctcagccgcATCCTCCCAGTTATTTCCTATTCGTTCAACTGCAGTTTCAATATCTTCAGCTCCATCGAGCATATCCAACCAGGATGTCCGCACCGTGTTGTGCTCCAGCAGCGACACAATGACTTTAGCCGCGGACGCCCGGCTAACATTGCCTCTCGACGTTCTGGTTTTTCCAAGCTCAATCGGTCCTGCGGGCTCGTCCGACAGTA
Protein-coding sequences here:
- a CDS encoding CMGC/CDK/CDC2 protein kinase, giving the protein MRTRPNIILFALSSIIYRCPGSVFLAVTLKRGSFNAVGCILAELCARKPLFPGDSEIDEIFKIFRTLGTPTEDVLPGVTSHRDFKSSFPKWQRNYDQALCNNLNKAGLELLDMTLIYDPARRISAKQACNHRYFEGFLA